The DNA sequence CATGGCCTGATCGACAGCCGCTTGCCCGGAAACATAGCGGCGCACGCCGTGCGCAAGCAGTTCCGCCAACACCGGCTCGCTTTCCAGGGCTTCCACCGTACCTTGCGCGCCGACAGCGTAAGCGAAGACGATGGCGTCGGAGCAAAGGCCGGCCGTGCAGTCCAGCACCGAATCGCCGGCAGCAATCGCGCAAGCCGTCAGCAGCGGATCGGCGCCGCCTTGCAACAACCGTTTAATCCTGAGCATGGCGCTGCTCGGATGGAAAAAAAGCGGCGCCGCGCCGTCCCGATACAATTTCCATTGTCCGCGAGCAAGGAGCAGCACCATATGGTCATCCGCTTTCGCCAACAGTTCGTGCAGTGAAACGTTTTGCCGCGGCACCCAAACGGCGCCCAGCTTGTCCGCCATCCGGACAGCTTCTTCTTCCAGTTCGGGCGAAAAACCGCGCGAGGTTGTAATAATCATGCGATCACCTGCATGCGAAAATCCAAAGAAGCTATTACATAACCCTTTTAAACATTTTTTCCAATTCGTAGTTTGATATGCTGACGACGACAGGCCGGCCGTGCGGGCACGTATACGGATTGCGGCAGGCGCGCAGGCGGTCGATCAGCGCTTCGATCTCGGGAACAGTCAGGGCGTCGTTCGCTTTGATCGAAGCT is a window from the Bacilli bacterium genome containing:
- a CDS encoding class I SAM-dependent methyltransferase — translated: MIITTSRGFSPELEEEAVRMADKLGAVWVPRQNVSLHELLAKADDHMVLLLARGQWKLYRDGAAPLFFHPSSAMLRIKRLLQGGADPLLTACAIAAGDSVLDCTAGLCSDAIVFAYAVGAQGTVEALESEPVLAELLAHGVRRYVSGQAAVDQAMRRVRVTCADHCEVLASLPDNSRDIVYFDPMFRTPIAHSQAISPLRGIANDRPLSREAVCQAVRVAKRRVVLKEQMDSGEFARLGFSEIIHTSSKIAYGVMKP